The following are encoded together in the Oreochromis niloticus isolate F11D_XX linkage group LG12, O_niloticus_UMD_NMBU, whole genome shotgun sequence genome:
- the LOC100706130 gene encoding golgin subfamily A member 7 — translation MAETHSLQDMRQQTAITAKVFIQRDYSSGTMCQFQTKFPSELENRIDKQQFEETVRALNNMYAEAEKLGSQSYIEGCLACLTAYTVFLCMETHYEKVLKKIAKYIQEQNDKIYAPRGLLLTDPIERGLRVVEITIFEDRSLTR, via the exons ATGGCAGAG ACTCACAGCTTGCAGGACATGAGGCAGCAGACTGCCATCACTGCCAAAGTCTTCATTCAGAGAGATTACTCCAGTGGCACCATGTGCCAGTTCCAGACCAAGTTCCCCTCTGAGCTGGAGAACAGG ATCGACAAACAGCAGTTTGAGGAAACGGTGAGGGCGCTGAACAACATGTACGCTGAGGCCGAGAAGCTGGGTAGCCAGTCATATATTGAAGGCTGTTTGGCCTGCCTCACAGCGTACACAGTCTTCCTGTGTATGGAGACGCACTATGAGAAG gttttgaaGAAAATTGCAAAGTACATTCAGGAACAGAATGACAAGATCTATGCACCGCGAGGCCTACTGCTCACTGACCCCATCGAGAGAGGCCTGCGGGTC